One genomic window of Maribacter aquivivus includes the following:
- a CDS encoding TapB family protein produces MKIKLINTLFFLIGVAFVTAQDNCSTFYPMNEGVSMEYTNYNKKGKIEGVSNYKVIEANHSGDTTTATMSINLKDNKGKDVYSTSYNLTCKDNMVTLDYESLLPTEMMEQYGDMDIEISGNDIEIPNSLSVGQNLKDANVAMKISMSGINMNMTVDMTNRKVEKKESVTTSAGTYDCFVLYSENRSKMMMVDQVYPSRVWLAEGVGMVKQETYKKNGEVMSSTLLTAHSK; encoded by the coding sequence ATGAAAATTAAACTAATTAATACATTATTTTTTTTAATCGGAGTCGCATTCGTTACCGCTCAAGACAATTGTAGCACATTCTACCCTATGAACGAAGGTGTTTCAATGGAGTATACCAATTACAATAAAAAAGGAAAAATTGAAGGCGTTAGTAATTACAAAGTTATTGAAGCAAACCACAGTGGTGATACTACTACTGCTACCATGTCTATAAACTTAAAAGACAACAAAGGCAAAGATGTTTATAGTACAAGCTACAATCTAACTTGTAAAGACAACATGGTTACTTTAGATTACGAATCTTTATTACCTACCGAAATGATGGAGCAATATGGCGATATGGACATTGAAATATCTGGCAATGACATTGAGATACCCAATTCCCTCAGCGTAGGCCAAAATCTCAAAGATGCTAATGTTGCCATGAAAATTAGCATGAGCGGTATTAACATGAATATGACCGTTGATATGACAAACAGAAAAGTAGAGAAAAAAGAAAGTGTCACTACCTCTGCTGGCACATACGATTGCTTTGTTTTATATAGTGAGAATCGTTCTAAAATGATGATGGTTGACCAAGTGTACCCGTCTAGAGTTTGGCTCGCAGAAGGGGTTGGCATGGTAAAGCAAGAAACTTATAAGAAAAACGGCGAAGTTATGAGTAGCACCTTGCTAACGGCACATAGCAAATAA
- the lipB gene encoding lipoyl(octanoyl) transferase LipB — MNKKVHIQDLGLKDYKETWDYQEQLFKDTLDLKIRNRREELSLVTPNHFLFVEHPHVYTLGKSGDISNLLVDEKVLAAKGATFYKINRGGDITYHGPGQIVGYPILDLDNFFTDIHKYLRFLEEMVILTLAEYGIKSERSPGETGVWLDVGTPFARKICAMGVRASRWVTMHGFALNVNADLGYFDMMIPCGIKGKAVTSLNVELGKKEIDLDEVKQKLLKHFQVLFEAKINEKTEV; from the coding sequence ATGAATAAGAAGGTGCACATACAAGATTTAGGTCTGAAGGATTATAAAGAGACTTGGGATTACCAAGAGCAGTTATTTAAAGATACCCTAGACCTTAAGATTAGAAATAGAAGAGAAGAGTTGAGTTTAGTGACTCCTAATCATTTTCTGTTCGTTGAACACCCACATGTGTATACACTTGGTAAAAGTGGAGACATTTCTAATCTGTTAGTAGATGAAAAAGTCTTGGCAGCTAAAGGAGCTACTTTTTATAAAATAAATAGGGGAGGAGATATCACCTACCATGGTCCCGGTCAAATAGTGGGTTACCCTATATTAGACTTAGATAATTTTTTTACAGATATTCATAAATACCTTCGTTTTTTAGAAGAAATGGTCATCTTGACCTTGGCTGAATATGGAATAAAATCTGAACGATCACCAGGAGAAACCGGAGTGTGGTTAGATGTTGGTACTCCGTTTGCACGCAAAATATGCGCAATGGGCGTAAGAGCCAGTAGATGGGTAACTATGCATGGCTTTGCATTAAATGTAAATGCCGATTTAGGATATTTTGATATGATGATTCCATGCGGAATTAAGGGTAAAGCAGTGACTTCTTTAAATGTAGAATTAGGGAAAAAAGAGATTGATTTAGATGAGGTAAAACAAAAACTCCTCAAACATTTTCAAGTGCTTTTTGAAGCCAAAATAAATGAAAAAACCGAGGTATAA